A region of Granulicella sibirica DNA encodes the following proteins:
- a CDS encoding SDR family oxidoreductase, producing MIVVTGATGGLGSLIVSKLLERVAAEQIGVSVRNPAKAEELAARGVRVRRGDFAEPSTLQGAFAGASQLLLVSSNAAASGGDSLAQHRDAIAAAKQAGVRRIVYTSQIASSDTSLFEPGLVHAATEKMLSESGLAWTALRNGFYATRAVMESDTAMKSGAIATPEDGKVSWTSHTDLAEAAATILANEGRFDGPTPPLTGGEALDYTDLAAMLTELLGRPILRKVISDSEFENKMAARGLPPQLVKLAGSYYPAARALEFATVDPTLEQLIGRKPETLRSLVAAKLA from the coding sequence ATGATTGTCGTGACCGGAGCCACAGGGGGACTTGGAAGCCTCATCGTATCGAAGCTGCTGGAGCGCGTCGCCGCAGAGCAGATCGGCGTTAGCGTCCGGAACCCTGCCAAGGCAGAGGAGCTGGCCGCGCGCGGCGTTCGGGTGCGCCGGGGGGACTTCGCGGAACCCAGCACGCTGCAGGGCGCTTTCGCAGGAGCTTCGCAATTGTTGCTGGTGTCCTCGAATGCGGCTGCGTCAGGCGGCGATTCACTGGCCCAGCACAGGGATGCGATCGCAGCGGCAAAACAGGCTGGCGTGAGAAGAATTGTGTATACAAGCCAAATCGCATCGAGCGATACCTCCCTGTTCGAACCTGGGTTGGTCCATGCTGCGACCGAAAAGATGCTGTCGGAGTCCGGCCTCGCATGGACTGCATTGCGCAACGGCTTCTATGCAACGCGCGCCGTCATGGAGAGCGACACGGCCATGAAATCGGGCGCTATCGCAACACCGGAAGACGGCAAGGTGTCGTGGACGTCGCATACCGATCTCGCAGAGGCAGCGGCTACGATACTTGCGAATGAGGGACGCTTCGACGGTCCCACCCCTCCGCTGACCGGTGGCGAAGCACTCGACTATACCGATCTCGCTGCGATGCTGACCGAGTTGCTGGGTAGGCCAATCCTGCGCAAGGTTATCTCGGACAGTGAATTTGAAAACAAGATGGCCGCACGCGGGCTCCCCCCTCAGCTCGTGAAACTGGCCGGCAGCTACTACCCGGCTGCACGCGCCCTGGAATTCGCAACGGTCGATCCAACACTCGAGCAACTCATCGGCCGCAAGCCGGAGACACTTCGTTCCCTCGTGGCCGCGAAGCTCGCCTGA
- a CDS encoding TetR/AcrR family transcriptional regulator, translated as MKKKQNNPEAETVSGRVQTRARVLSAAMQLLQEGGRDAVTTRAVAERAGVQPPVIYRHFNDKEGLLDALAEHGFALYLPQKQQETKHDPVQALRSGWDQHVQFGLKYPELYLLMYARIGRGPSPAAELSFKALHRHIASVAAAGRLRIPVDRAVALLHSAAMGIVVSLLQSQPRERDLTLSSMARDNALSMIAITEPTPLRKSALSAAASAIQAAVRVEDGFSTSEIALLKEWLKRLAVK; from the coding sequence ATGAAAAAAAAGCAGAACAACCCTGAGGCAGAGACCGTCAGCGGGCGCGTACAAACGCGGGCTCGCGTCCTGTCTGCTGCCATGCAACTACTCCAGGAGGGTGGGAGGGATGCTGTCACTACGCGCGCCGTTGCAGAGCGCGCCGGTGTGCAGCCGCCGGTAATTTACCGGCACTTCAACGACAAAGAAGGGCTGCTGGACGCTCTGGCCGAGCACGGCTTTGCGCTTTATCTACCGCAGAAGCAGCAGGAGACGAAGCACGATCCGGTGCAGGCACTGCGGTCCGGCTGGGACCAGCACGTTCAGTTCGGGTTGAAGTATCCCGAGCTCTATCTGCTCATGTACGCGCGGATCGGGAGAGGGCCATCCCCTGCTGCAGAACTCTCCTTCAAGGCGTTGCATCGGCACATTGCGTCGGTGGCGGCGGCGGGCAGACTGCGCATCCCGGTTGACCGCGCCGTCGCACTGCTTCACTCCGCGGCGATGGGTATCGTCGTTAGTCTGCTTCAGTCCCAGCCGAGGGAACGCGATCTTACGCTGTCCAGCATGGCGCGCGACAATGCCCTCTCTATGATCGCGATCACGGAGCCCACACCGCTAAGAAAGTCGGCGCTCTCTGCTGCCGCGTCGGCGATCCAGGCAGCAGTCAGAGTGGAAGACGGGTTCTCCACGAGTGAGATCGCGCTGCTGAAAGAGTGGCTGAAGCGGCTCGCGGTGAAGTAA
- a CDS encoding luciferase family protein translates to MKLSAKGCQAPPPTPKALLQPLSEKIQAWPGIVAATHWHLSRNGQVDGADFYRANDEMGHIHLDGDLHLALSPVLASALIILPAINLMACGPEKVFEQSGPLIMTAIDSLMRRAVESGDLRDDVSGMDLLRTPAGLCAVAPTEDWPVGARKVVEILLLGARPA, encoded by the coding sequence ATGAAGTTATCTGCCAAAGGCTGCCAAGCACCGCCTCCCACCCCAAAAGCGCTTCTCCAGCCGCTCTCCGAGAAGATACAGGCTTGGCCCGGTATCGTTGCAGCAACCCACTGGCACCTTTCGCGTAATGGCCAGGTGGATGGTGCCGATTTTTATCGCGCTAACGACGAGATGGGCCATATCCATCTTGATGGCGATCTTCATCTTGCGTTGTCGCCAGTGCTTGCTAGCGCGCTCATCATCCTGCCGGCGATCAACCTGATGGCCTGTGGGCCGGAAAAGGTATTCGAGCAGTCTGGTCCGCTGATTATGACAGCGATTGATTCTCTGATGCGCAGAGCGGTGGAGAGCGGTGACCTGCGCGACGACGTAAGCGGAATGGACCTGCTACGAACCCCTGCGGGGCTTTGCGCGGTGGCCCCGACGGAAGATTGGCCGGTAGGTGCGAGGAAGGTGGTGGAGATCTTGCTGCTTGGGGCGCGGCCGGCCTAG
- a CDS encoding alpha/beta fold hydrolase, whose amino-acid sequence MSFRLLRKCSLQILAKTIVFLCVFQERKAEAATQDLSVGSHFVELRDIRLHFVVAGQGPYVFVISPGWGLGSIYLQSGLAPLERHFTLIFMDERGNGESSRPNDSMMMSTATMANDLEHVRQALGLETINLLGHSQGGEIALDYAERYPDRVGKLALIDPEVMDDRAGEKTRAMLAALKDDSQYKTAVDAVFHAPSLVDNDSFSATMNSILPLYFSDPQRQVPVFKTTLTGTHLSAFAQNARHPADLKEPRKQSEEYGRVHADTLIVNGDLDWYCPIEVARRMKNGIANSALIEYQGVGHFPWIEEPKRFFSDIEKFFRPAMVTHE is encoded by the coding sequence ATGTCGTTTCGGCTGCTTCGAAAATGCTCTCTCCAGATCCTCGCGAAGACCATCGTCTTCCTGTGCGTATTTCAAGAACGAAAGGCGGAAGCCGCCACTCAGGATCTATCGGTCGGTTCCCACTTTGTCGAGCTGCGAGACATCCGTCTTCACTTCGTTGTTGCCGGTCAAGGCCCGTATGTCTTCGTTATCTCGCCGGGGTGGGGACTTGGTTCGATTTATCTTCAAAGCGGCTTGGCACCTCTAGAGCGCCACTTCACTTTAATTTTCATGGATGAACGCGGGAATGGGGAGTCATCCCGGCCGAACGACTCCATGATGATGAGCACCGCGACCATGGCCAATGATCTTGAACATGTCAGGCAAGCTCTTGGGCTAGAGACCATAAATCTGTTAGGACACTCGCAAGGAGGCGAGATAGCGTTAGATTACGCTGAGCGGTATCCGGACCGCGTGGGCAAGCTGGCTCTGATTGATCCAGAGGTCATGGATGATAGGGCAGGAGAGAAAACCCGCGCGATGCTTGCGGCTTTGAAGGATGATTCTCAGTATAAAACGGCCGTTGACGCAGTCTTTCACGCTCCGTCCTTGGTCGACAACGATTCCTTCTCCGCTACGATGAATTCCATTCTTCCGCTTTACTTCTCGGATCCGCAACGACAGGTTCCCGTCTTCAAGACGACTTTAACGGGCACCCATCTATCAGCATTCGCTCAGAACGCGAGGCACCCAGCCGACTTGAAAGAGCCTCGGAAGCAGTCCGAAGAGTACGGACGGGTCCATGCAGACACCCTTATAGTCAACGGCGACCTAGATTGGTATTGCCCGATCGAGGTTGCTCGGCGAATGAAAAACGGCATCGCAAATTCTGCTCTGATCGAATATCAGGGGGTCGGGCACTTCCCTTGGATCGAAGAGCCAAAGAGGTTCTTTTCCGACATTGAAAAGTTCTTTCGACCCGCAATGGTGACCCATGAATAA
- a CDS encoding helix-turn-helix domain-containing protein, translating into MNNQTVASPQSALATAVEPDKLIDLSRVPPWLKHAIARRNTWKDCVLEASCFGPIHDALPSVPFHHLAVRLDDEPMKMGWTIDGKRRTTDMPHDHVHVISAEASVNVWWDRPVNFACLYFTPEALQAAAGQDLVRSSVLEVRSDLAVQAPTLSHLVRALHSDTILNRPHGALLGESIFASIATLLANDGRLVNLVHQRKDVGDWRVRRALEFIHANIKENLDLQSIARAASTSPFYLNRSFKSVTGQSIWQYVSQERTRLAAEMMRSPSISLSQIATDAGFESYSSFAAAFKSQFDVSPAQFRKEHLAT; encoded by the coding sequence ATGAATAACCAAACCGTGGCGTCGCCTCAGTCGGCTCTGGCGACCGCTGTCGAGCCCGACAAGCTGATTGATTTGAGCCGTGTTCCACCTTGGCTCAAGCATGCCATTGCGCGGCGCAACACCTGGAAAGACTGTGTCCTCGAAGCATCGTGCTTTGGTCCCATACACGATGCGCTTCCGAGCGTTCCGTTCCATCATCTAGCGGTTCGGCTTGACGACGAGCCGATGAAGATGGGTTGGACGATAGACGGTAAACGTCGTACTACCGACATGCCCCATGACCACGTACACGTTATTTCTGCGGAGGCAAGCGTGAACGTGTGGTGGGATCGACCGGTGAATTTCGCCTGTCTCTATTTCACCCCTGAGGCTCTGCAGGCCGCAGCAGGGCAGGACTTGGTCCGGAGTTCGGTATTGGAGGTGCGTTCCGACTTGGCGGTCCAGGCTCCAACGCTCTCCCATTTAGTGCGTGCTCTGCACTCGGACACAATCTTAAATCGACCACACGGGGCCCTGCTCGGAGAATCCATTTTTGCGTCTATCGCTACTCTCTTGGCGAATGACGGCCGACTGGTAAATCTTGTACATCAGCGAAAGGACGTGGGTGACTGGAGGGTGCGACGAGCCTTGGAATTCATTCATGCAAATATTAAAGAAAATTTGGATTTGCAGTCCATTGCGAGAGCGGCTTCGACCAGTCCCTTTTACTTGAATCGTTCTTTCAAAAGCGTCACTGGGCAATCAATCTGGCAGTATGTCTCTCAAGAGCGAACACGATTGGCTGCGGAAATGATGAGGTCTCCCTCAATCAGCCTGTCACAAATTGCCACTGACGCTGGATTCGAAAGTTACTCTTCGTTCGCGGCAGCGTTCAAGTCTCAGTTTGACGTTTCGCCAGCACAATTCCGTAAAGAACATCTAGCCACCTAG
- a CDS encoding FAD-dependent oxidoreductase, whose protein sequence is MNENEWIIRQGESPSFFVLLEGTVQCEKEYGGTATLCLQHVPGDFFGEAEILLDSVAIASLQAHSRCRLLRLDPIQFKDMLSSSRRCNDLVVEVMTERLKFIREHMQSNDQFRVEVTGSSDDPGCREVRTFLSQNHIGYRWRDHGPKSATEDGCGGSSLIVDGVISVGCPLTARKAADALGIKTRPSDKCYDLVIVGGGPAGLAAAVSGASEGLRVLLVEKDGIGGQAACSTRIENYPGFPSGISGNDLGSRALKQAIQFGADIIMTRRVCDLYPMANGYCLELDGAERVETQVVLIATGVQWRRLEAEGVESLIGRGVLYGASRTEGRAALGKNVFIVGGGNSAGQAAMFFSEYAATVTLLVRGAAIEETMSTYLMEQIQRRSNIIVEPSTEVVKAEGGEHLESIYTCSNGVIRKRLADALFVMIGAVAHSDWLSKDIQRDQSGFILTGEDVRKPFGKRAPVGLETSMEGVFCAGDIRFRSVKRVSASVGEGSMAISYIHQYLSRKQVYENRMAS, encoded by the coding sequence GTGAACGAGAACGAATGGATCATCCGGCAAGGGGAGTCGCCCTCGTTCTTCGTCCTGCTAGAGGGAACAGTCCAGTGCGAGAAGGAATATGGCGGAACGGCCACACTATGCTTACAACACGTTCCGGGTGACTTCTTCGGAGAGGCCGAGATCCTTCTGGATTCAGTGGCAATTGCTTCACTTCAAGCACACTCGAGATGCCGCTTGTTACGTCTTGATCCCATTCAATTTAAAGATATGCTGTCGTCCTCGCGGAGATGCAACGACCTTGTGGTTGAAGTCATGACGGAACGCCTCAAGTTCATCCGGGAGCACATGCAGTCAAACGATCAATTTCGTGTTGAGGTGACAGGCTCTTCGGACGATCCTGGGTGTCGAGAGGTTCGCACCTTTCTTTCGCAGAATCATATCGGCTACAGGTGGAGGGATCACGGTCCCAAGTCTGCAACAGAAGATGGCTGCGGTGGAAGTTCTCTGATTGTGGATGGTGTCATCTCCGTGGGCTGCCCACTTACCGCGAGAAAGGCTGCCGACGCACTGGGAATTAAGACACGCCCTAGTGATAAGTGCTACGACCTCGTTATCGTAGGGGGCGGCCCCGCTGGGCTCGCAGCCGCGGTGTCAGGGGCTTCCGAAGGACTTCGGGTGCTCCTCGTCGAAAAAGATGGAATCGGTGGGCAAGCGGCCTGTTCTACTCGAATTGAAAACTATCCGGGATTTCCCAGCGGTATCTCTGGCAATGACCTGGGGTCTCGTGCTCTCAAGCAAGCGATCCAGTTCGGTGCGGACATCATCATGACACGACGTGTCTGCGACCTCTATCCTATGGCAAACGGCTACTGCCTGGAACTGGACGGTGCCGAACGGGTGGAAACCCAAGTCGTTTTGATTGCGACTGGCGTGCAATGGAGGCGCCTTGAGGCGGAGGGCGTAGAAAGTCTTATTGGTAGGGGCGTGCTCTATGGTGCGTCTCGTACGGAGGGTCGGGCAGCGCTGGGCAAGAACGTCTTCATCGTAGGTGGTGGCAATTCTGCGGGCCAGGCTGCGATGTTCTTCTCGGAATACGCGGCGACTGTCACGCTGCTTGTGCGGGGTGCAGCGATAGAGGAGACAATGTCGACCTATCTCATGGAACAGATTCAGCGAAGGAGCAACATCATCGTCGAACCGTCGACCGAGGTGGTTAAAGCCGAGGGTGGGGAACACTTGGAATCCATCTACACATGCAGCAATGGGGTTATCCGCAAGCGTCTAGCGGATGCGTTGTTTGTGATGATCGGAGCGGTGGCCCATAGCGATTGGCTTTCGAAGGATATTCAACGCGACCAGTCCGGCTTCATTCTCACGGGGGAAGACGTCCGCAAACCATTCGGAAAGAGGGCTCCGGTTGGTCTCGAAACAAGCATGGAAGGTGTTTTTTGTGCAGGCGATATCCGGTTCAGATCCGTCAAACGAGTATCCGCGAGCGTCGGAGAAGGAAGTATGGCGATTTCCTATATTCATCAGTACTTATCGCGAAAACAAGTCTATGAGAACCGCATGGCATCCTGA
- a CDS encoding response regulator: MTDCQSSSGKLITILMADDHSLVREGILFGISRTTDMTVVAEASNGQEAIDMFELHRPDITLLDLRMPGVSGLDALLAIRRIAPTARVIIITTFPGDVQASRALRAGAAGYLLKGTMRKELTDTIRRVHAGERRIPYEVAATLADYAGSEPLSPREIEVLRHAAAGSSNKRIGVGLGITEETVKGHMRNILSKLEANDRTHAVTIALKRGFLDG, from the coding sequence ATGACCGATTGCCAATCCAGTTCCGGAAAACTAATCACCATACTGATGGCAGACGACCACAGCCTCGTGCGGGAGGGCATCCTGTTCGGCATCAGTCGGACAACTGATATGACCGTGGTAGCCGAGGCCTCAAACGGGCAAGAGGCCATTGATATGTTTGAGCTCCATCGGCCAGACATCACTTTGCTCGACCTGCGGATGCCCGGCGTGAGCGGCTTGGATGCCTTACTCGCTATTCGCCGTATCGCTCCGACTGCCAGAGTGATCATCATCACAACCTTTCCTGGCGATGTTCAGGCTTCCCGCGCTCTGAGAGCTGGGGCAGCCGGCTATCTTCTAAAAGGAACGATGAGAAAGGAACTCACCGACACGATCAGGAGGGTCCATGCCGGCGAGCGGCGAATCCCATACGAGGTTGCGGCCACGCTCGCTGACTATGCTGGTTCTGAACCGTTATCCCCAAGGGAAATCGAAGTTCTTCGACACGCCGCTGCTGGAAGTTCAAACAAGCGGATCGGCGTGGGTCTCGGCATCACAGAGGAGACGGTCAAAGGACATATGAGAAATATCCTCTCAAAGCTCGAGGCAAATGACCGCACTCACGCCGTTACGATCGCCTTGAAACGTGGTTTCTTAGACGGTTAG
- a CDS encoding two-component regulator propeller domain-containing protein gives MNKKRGFLGSLVYGLKWGLLCGLLSSLPAGAVDRSAKIKDLHHKSWGASDGLPGEVIGVVQTTDGYIWVHTKAGPYRFDGIRFESLASVCQCDRDDATDGWIYASKGGLWIESYYGISRFANDQITAYTVSKACGTATKMEEDLDGIPWALGQSGVCALKGQREFDVIPTPGMPTVTPADIFSDSKGTLWIKNTDGSLYSRARGVSSFRLSQSGSSDAESLTGQSSHTMAQTPDGILWDSGYFGLRRIYEGAEDVDKHPVHFFGAHLNTHRFDRLKPVSLLGTTEMTGVILGDREGSLWLSVRSGLIRVNSPLTLGESKHGNGSLSVYTPEDGLSWDVVWCIFEDREGNIWVGTTSGLDRFSPETFHKAPFPQNRQTQFAIGLSEHGTVYAGNHDTPLAKLNARGIHKFPSLREADTELIHEAADHTIWVARSDEVWKKNGDRFDKVPLPGKWLDARPLAMANAADGSLWVSFQAHGVYRFFEGKWTDETSVLGLRELSTSPAFGSDSAGTIWIAGTKTLYEYRDGRTTKYPLHDKPIVSWDLQAYGDHIWLGGLQQLGLVIDRKLHVIRGEGGENFQRISGVVELPSGDVWFNWDKGAGLVRADEIQRSLKDTNYRVSFQTFSTSDGFEGYGDMSRAPTALLSDDGLVWMATNKGVFWIDPTEYSKRAGTPPPDVAIETLMTSSQLLSVQGNRKLRPNPSNLEIHYTALNFAAPEEVQFQYRLAGVDQHWQVAGTRHEAFYNKLSPGRYTFSVIARNPGGMWSPKPSNFSFQVLPAYYQTWWFRSLLLVLAIGVIWLLFHAQMERSRSEVRGRLSARLQERERIARELHDTLLQGFHGLMFRFQAVSEMLETPDIAGPVLNEALDKADALMIESRERIRDLRYESEQVLPLPEALGAAAEQMSREYSISFKAIVDGTTVSLTPPSARGDLSHRQGSVAQCFSAQ, from the coding sequence ATGAATAAAAAGCGAGGCTTCCTCGGCAGTTTGGTTTACGGATTGAAGTGGGGCCTTTTGTGTGGACTTCTGAGCTCGCTTCCGGCAGGTGCCGTGGATCGGTCAGCAAAGATCAAAGATCTCCACCACAAATCCTGGGGAGCGTCTGATGGACTCCCTGGTGAAGTGATCGGTGTCGTACAGACCACGGACGGCTACATATGGGTCCACACAAAAGCTGGCCCTTATCGCTTTGACGGGATCCGTTTTGAATCCCTCGCTTCAGTTTGCCAGTGTGATCGAGATGATGCCACGGACGGCTGGATTTACGCATCCAAAGGCGGTCTCTGGATCGAGAGCTATTACGGGATCAGCCGCTTTGCGAATGATCAAATCACTGCCTATACGGTATCGAAGGCATGTGGTACCGCTACGAAGATGGAGGAAGATCTGGATGGAATCCCGTGGGCGCTCGGTCAATCAGGTGTTTGCGCTCTGAAAGGACAACGGGAGTTCGATGTCATTCCAACTCCCGGGATGCCAACTGTGACCCCAGCCGACATCTTCTCGGATTCAAAGGGGACCTTGTGGATCAAGAATACCGATGGCTCGCTATATTCTCGTGCACGAGGAGTGAGCAGCTTTCGCTTGAGCCAGAGCGGTTCTTCAGACGCCGAATCGCTAACGGGCCAGTCCTCGCACACGATGGCTCAAACGCCAGACGGGATCCTTTGGGATTCGGGCTACTTCGGCCTGCGCAGAATCTACGAAGGTGCCGAGGATGTCGATAAACATCCTGTTCACTTCTTCGGAGCCCACCTAAACACTCATAGATTCGATCGGCTCAAGCCGGTCAGTCTGCTAGGGACGACCGAGATGACCGGTGTCATCCTCGGGGACCGTGAGGGCTCCCTCTGGCTCTCGGTGAGGAGCGGATTGATTCGAGTAAACTCGCCGCTGACACTCGGGGAATCAAAACATGGGAATGGAAGCTTGAGCGTTTACACCCCTGAGGATGGTTTGAGTTGGGATGTTGTTTGGTGCATCTTCGAAGATCGAGAAGGCAACATATGGGTTGGAACCACTTCTGGACTCGACCGCTTCAGTCCCGAGACGTTTCATAAGGCACCTTTTCCGCAGAATCGGCAGACTCAATTCGCTATTGGCTTGAGTGAGCATGGAACGGTGTATGCAGGGAATCACGACACTCCTTTAGCTAAATTAAACGCGAGGGGCATTCACAAATTTCCGAGCCTCCGTGAGGCGGATACTGAACTCATACATGAGGCAGCGGATCATACGATCTGGGTAGCACGGTCTGACGAGGTTTGGAAGAAGAATGGCGATCGGTTCGACAAGGTGCCGCTGCCGGGAAAGTGGCTAGATGCGAGACCGCTTGCTATGGCGAATGCTGCCGATGGATCGCTGTGGGTATCTTTCCAAGCGCATGGTGTTTACCGGTTTTTCGAAGGTAAGTGGACAGACGAGACCTCCGTGCTTGGCCTTCGGGAGCTTTCGACCTCCCCCGCCTTCGGATCGGACTCCGCCGGCACAATATGGATCGCCGGGACAAAGACCTTATACGAATATCGAGACGGCCGGACCACCAAGTACCCGTTGCACGATAAGCCCATCGTCAGTTGGGATCTACAAGCTTACGGTGACCATATCTGGTTGGGCGGTTTACAGCAGCTTGGCCTTGTGATCGATCGAAAGCTCCACGTCATCAGGGGAGAAGGTGGCGAGAACTTTCAGCGGATCAGCGGGGTTGTGGAGCTTCCATCGGGAGATGTCTGGTTCAACTGGGATAAGGGAGCCGGGTTGGTTCGGGCAGATGAGATACAGCGTTCCTTGAAGGATACTAACTACCGCGTATCGTTCCAGACCTTTAGTACTTCTGATGGATTCGAAGGATACGGGGACATGAGTCGCGCACCGACCGCGCTCCTGAGCGACGATGGACTCGTCTGGATGGCCACCAATAAGGGAGTGTTTTGGATAGACCCAACTGAGTATTCTAAGAGAGCCGGGACCCCTCCTCCCGATGTCGCGATCGAGACGCTTATGACCTCATCCCAGCTGCTTTCAGTTCAAGGAAATAGAAAGCTTCGACCGAATCCTTCTAATCTCGAAATTCATTACACCGCGCTTAATTTTGCCGCGCCTGAGGAGGTCCAGTTTCAATATCGTTTGGCAGGTGTAGACCAGCACTGGCAGGTAGCCGGAACCCGCCACGAAGCCTTCTACAACAAGCTTTCGCCCGGCAGATACACCTTCAGCGTGATAGCAAGGAATCCGGGCGGGATGTGGAGTCCAAAGCCCAGTAATTTCAGTTTTCAGGTTCTTCCTGCGTACTACCAGACCTGGTGGTTTAGAAGCCTCCTACTCGTCCTCGCCATAGGCGTGATTTGGCTCCTGTTCCATGCACAAATGGAGAGGTCTCGATCCGAAGTTAGGGGGCGCCTGTCAGCACGACTCCAGGAACGTGAACGCATCGCACGGGAACTTCACGACACGCTCTTGCAAGGATTTCATGGCTTAATGTTTCGGTTTCAAGCGGTTTCAGAGATGCTCGAAACTCCGGATATAGCCGGTCCCGTCCTGAATGAAGCACTTGATAAGGCCGACGCTCTGATGATTGAAAGCCGTGAGCGGATCCGCGATCTGCGCTACGAATCCGAGCAGGTGCTCCCGCTTCCAGAAGCCTTAGGGGCCGCTGCTGAGCAAATGTCCCGCGAGTACTCGATCTCCTTCAAGGCGATTGTGGACGGAACGACGGTGAGCCTTACCCCCCCAAGTGCGAGAGGAGATCTATCTCATCGGCAGGGAAGCGTTGCTCAATGCTTTTCGGCACAGTAA
- a CDS encoding ATP-binding protein — protein MREEIYLIGREALLNAFRHSKGTAIEMEITFHPKWIRLRIRDDGQGIPEVTLTSGGCVGHWGLSGMIERAQKMGSQFKVWNRTGSGCEVELVVPSQIAYSASGPRRVALKLFGKTRWHKFPFFGAAGEADL, from the coding sequence GTGCGAGAGGAGATCTATCTCATCGGCAGGGAAGCGTTGCTCAATGCTTTTCGGCACAGTAAGGGAACGGCAATCGAGATGGAGATTACGTTTCATCCGAAATGGATTCGGCTAAGGATTCGGGATGACGGCCAAGGAATTCCAGAGGTAACACTGACTTCCGGTGGGTGTGTTGGTCACTGGGGGCTATCCGGAATGATTGAACGGGCACAGAAGATGGGCTCGCAGTTCAAGGTTTGGAATAGAACCGGATCTGGTTGCGAAGTAGAACTCGTAGTGCCTTCACAAATCGCATATTCCGCAAGTGGCCCTCGCCGGGTAGCCCTGAAGCTCTTCGGCAAGACACGCTGGCATAAGTTTCCGTTCTTTGGTGCCGCAGGGGAGGCTGATCTGTAG
- a CDS encoding isochorismatase family cysteine hydrolase has translation MSFYAKDSTALLIVDPYNDFMSEGGKLYDITKPQADSVSFYENMRKLIPAVRAAGIKVFIVPHHRTRPTDFADWAAVNPTQQDTFRKKCFEEGAWGGEFHPEFGPKPGDVIALEHWAQNGFAGTDLDAQLKQHGRNKLIFVGFIANSCVESSARMGMELGYHVTLIKDAVGAFNPEGMVAARVNAKLFAHSELTTDELLEALQVTAKA, from the coding sequence ATGTCATTTTATGCGAAGGATTCGACTGCTCTCCTCATTGTCGATCCATACAACGACTTCATGTCCGAGGGCGGAAAGCTCTACGACATCACCAAGCCTCAAGCTGACTCGGTTTCGTTCTACGAGAACATGCGCAAATTGATCCCTGCTGTCCGCGCTGCCGGGATCAAGGTATTCATCGTTCCTCACCATCGCACGCGCCCTACCGATTTCGCGGACTGGGCGGCGGTCAACCCAACTCAGCAGGATACATTCCGCAAGAAGTGCTTTGAAGAAGGCGCATGGGGTGGAGAATTTCACCCGGAGTTTGGTCCAAAGCCGGGTGACGTAATTGCACTGGAGCATTGGGCGCAGAATGGCTTCGCTGGCACAGACCTCGATGCGCAGTTGAAGCAGCACGGTAGGAACAAGTTGATCTTCGTCGGCTTTATCGCCAATTCCTGTGTGGAGTCTAGCGCGCGTATGGGCATGGAACTCGGCTACCACGTCACCCTGATCAAGGACGCCGTGGGAGCATTCAATCCGGAGGGCATGGTCGCCGCTCGTGTTAATGCGAAGCTCTTCGCTCACAGTGAACTGACGACTGATGAGTTGCTGGAAGCTTTGCAGGTTACAGCAAAGGCATAA